The nucleotide sequence CTATCAGCAAACCAGGAAGGCATTGATGCACATTCCGTTGTTCTGCTGCCGTAGAGAGCGATAGTTTTGTCGGGCGAGGGAATCCTAGCCGAACATTTGCCCTGCACTggaagaaaaagggacaTCAGCTTGGACTTGGCACAGACGGCATCGTTGAGAACGTGCTTTTGGCTTTTGGGACGAATCTGAACCTGAACCTGAACCATAACTGTGCCACATGTGGCGTAATTGTTGTGGCATCGGATCGACTTGCTTGACCTGCTCGCTTTAGGTTACCCTGCATTGCTATTTGTCCCTCCGAGAGAGACTACCAACAGCGAAATAAGGTAAATGTGCTGAACTTAAAATCCTGCCATTTCAGCATTGCCTGTTAATTTTGTTTGAAATTGGCTGGAAACGCGCAACCAAAATAATCATCTGGTCGCAGCAGTCGGGTCGACTTTCCGAGGTTTCTAGAACACTAATAGAAACATGCATTTCGGTGGGCGGTTCTGTGTTGTTCCGGGAGTCCGGAAGACAACCGTCTGAAACCTGCTCCATGAGGTTTATATAGTAATTACATTTTAATAAGTAGAATGGTGGAGATGCTGGGTCACCAGTGAACCTTGATAGTTGGGCGAAACTACCTAGCTCATATtagttacctacctacctaattcTAGACTAGCTTCTATGCTAGACCCAGTGTAGAATTAGATAGATAGTGCAGTCAAGATCGACGGGGTAATTACGGTACAACTCTGCATCCCTTTCATGTCTACTtgctacctaaggtaggtaggtaggtacctacctaggtactttacTTAAACTGAGTAGACgaagagaagaaagagaTTTTTGCTTGTTTCTGACAAGTTGAAACGAGACAATGAGCCCCCCACGGTCTCTATCATAAAGCCAAGAGACGGCACTTGGCATATATGCAATGCAGCATGCCTCCATTACATTTGCTCTTTGCATCCCGTGATGGAATGCTGACTACCAACCTTGCCTATATGATAGGCGCTTTAATGTACTCTACCACCTACAAAAAGTAGTAATGTACTGCAATCCCAGTAGGAGGGATCACAATACGCGTACAATGGCAAGAATGGGTAGGTGGATTGCCGCAGTGTCCTTGGGTCAAAGGCGGGGTTCCCCAGTTGGCCTACCTATTGTAGGTTGGTAAGTGGTTCGAGCAATCGGCATGGCACAAAGTGGGCTGACCTGAGAGGTGAAAGCTTTGACCATACTCTAGACTTCAGGGGTTGATCCAACCCGAGAATGCAGCCAATCAGCCTCTCCGAGAGTGGGCTGATATCGGCTGATATGTCGCATCGCATTGAGAATCGTTCGATTTCAAGCTTGTTTGCAAGGAGGCGACTGGGTCGGGTCAACTCTCTGGACATGACGCCCAGCGTGTCTTGGGTCACGAAAAGtcatgatttttttttttatctctctTGGGCTGCCGCGACCGCTAACTGGGAGAACAAAGCTTACAAATATTACATCGTGGGAAAATAATAACAAATTCGTTTTCTCCGTTTGTGTCCGCTGTGCTGTCTTTCTTCGTTTCTGGTCGACTTTCCTGGTTGTCTCCATCTATTGCATGTTTGCTTGCATCAAGCCGAACCCCAACCTTGACTTGTTTATTGCATCCTGTCCTCGACTCAATATACCACATCTAAAACTAGactaagtacctacctacgttgCCCCATATTGATTGATCATTGTACGGCACTGCACAACTCACCAGCATACGAGACGACAAATTGCCGAATATCCGCACGTTGTATATCAAATCCGCAGCCGCAGGTAGTCTACCGGTAGAGGCCTGCCTTCTGCCGGTCTCCTTGATCTCTTCCTACACCAGATTTTCAGCGCGCCCTTTTGCTTGTCTGTGGCCGTTGACCCCGATCCCGCTATCGCGGCCAGAAGTGGAGGGAGCGGCCCAAGCCGAGACCACGCTACGACCATCGTCCCATCTCTCCCTGCCCCAACGAGCCGACACGAAAGCAGCCGCCCGCACAGATCGACGAGACAGCGGAGGGGTTGAACCCAGAAGAGGAGACGCAGTCCAGAATGGCGCCCTCCGTTCTCGAAAACTCAACCGACGACCGTGTTAGCCTAAGCCAGGATGGCTACGAATGCTCTGATCGTCTCACATTACTCCGAAGCAACCCTGAAGCACCGACAGTATGTCAGGTGTGCGTTGTCGGAGCCGGCCCGGCAGGCCTGATGATGGCTGCGAATCTTGCTCGGATGGGCGTCAAGGTGCAGGTCATTGACGACAGGGCAGACCAGACACCGGTTGGAAGGTGAGGCCTTGCACACGACAACATAAAAACACAGAATACCAATAGGTTTCCTTCTCGGAGCTGACTATCTTGGTGGTTGAATGTCCGCAGAGCCGATGGCCTTCAACCAAAAACGCTCGAGACCTTTCGACAGATGAGACTGGCGGACCCTCTGCTGCAGAGGGGCGTCAAGGTCTATGACATCGCCTTCTGGCGCGGAACGGCCGACGAGCCTTTACACAGGCTTGGCCGAGAGGTTCACTACCCACCCGTCATCGACGTCCTCGACCCGTACATCCTGCTTGTGCATCAGGGCATGGTCGAGAGCCTGTTCATAGAGGACATGAAGAAGCGCGGGGTCGAGGTTCGCAGGAATACGGCCTTTGAGTCCTACAGCGCATGTGACAACAGCTTCGGGCCTCTGCAGATCAACTGCCGAGCAAACGTAACGCAGGATAAGAAAACCATTCTTGCATCATACCTTGTTGGCTGTTGGTGCTCCtcatgttcttttttttttttttttttttgttcccttTCCCTGTTGCCTATCCCCTATAATCATTCCCCGCTGACACACATTGCTTTCTAGGCGATGGCGCACATTCCAAAGTTCGAAAGAGCATACCAGAAGCAAGGCCTGTCGGCCTGTCTCAGCCCGCAGTGTGGGGTGTACTCGATGGAGAATTAGAAACCGACTTCCCAGACATATGGTCGAAAACGCTCGTCTACTCGCAAGAGCATGGCTCCATCCTCATTATTCCGCGGGAGCGCAATATGACCCGCTTCTATATTGAGCTTAAGAGCTCACCAAAGTCCGACAGACGCGAGCTCGGTCAGGAGTTCGTAATGCAGCGTGCTAGAGAGATAATGGCACCTTTTGAGGTTGGATGGAAATACATTGAGTGGTTTGGACGATACCAAATCGGCCAGCGGGTGGCCAGCCGATTCGCCGACTCCCACAACAGGGCTTTCCTGGCCGGCGACGCCAGCCATACACACTCCCCCAAGGCTGCACAAGGGATGAACACATCAATGCACGA is from Pyricularia oryzae 70-15 chromosome 2, whole genome shotgun sequence and encodes:
- a CDS encoding FAD binding domain-containing protein gives rise to the protein MAPSVLENSTDDRVSLSQDGYECSDRLTLLRSNPEAPTVCQVCVVGAGPAGLMMAANLARMGVKVQVIDDRADQTPVGRADGLQPKTLETFRQMRLADPLLQRGVKVYDIAFWRGTADEPLHRLGREVHYPPVIDVLDPYILLVHQGMVESLFIEDMKKRGVEVRRNTAFESYSACDNSFGPLQINCRANVTQDKKTILASYLVGCDGAHSKVRKSIPEARPVGLSQPAVWGVLDGELETDFPDIWSKTLVYSQEHGSILIIPRERNMTRFYIELKSSPKSDRRELGQEFVMQRAREIMAPFEVGWKYIEWFGRYQIGQRVASRFADSHNRAFLAGDASHTHSPKAAQGMNTSMHDSWNLAWKLNLAVRGLAKPCLLETYENERRKIALDLVNFDYEHANRIAGGDAVALAENFNTNVRFISGVGAEYSENPLNMHEDQAWVGGEAKPGCLLPPAKVTRYIDLNPVDVQLDIPMLGQFRIYLLMWDVHQSRPFLDMFCNAIASRDSLVSQLSAAASASFALQPRLPSPEDIYWRPERYTAVSHLFTFSIITTMPRSDIEITDLPPLLQDSRWTFYLDNIPDQDTRGSLCTNKWLGSLGPGEVAIVNVRPDGYVGSVDRWDSSMDDSGEEAAKWLDMYYDRFLQVPQVDKMKG